The following coding sequences lie in one Candidatus Dormiibacterota bacterium genomic window:
- the glpA gene encoding anaerobic glycerol-3-phosphate dehydrogenase subunit GlpA: protein MPDTSTGVVVIGGGSTGAGVLRDLALRGIDAILVEKGDLASGTTGRSHGLLHSGGRYCVNDEQAAIECVEEGRILRRIARSTVEDTGGYFVSVTEEDQAWEPRFAEGCRRTGITCERISVDEARRREPALSKHVRTVFWVPEDGHLDPFYLVVGNVESARRRGARVMTHTEVSGFLREGDRLTGVRIRDSKTREEGTIACQSVINATGAWAGLVARLFGVEVKVVPVKGTMVVLSRRLAHAAINRCHKPGDGDIVVPGLSVSILGTTSAKVPHPETLPIEWDEVRRMIEEGAMMLDGVTTARAMRAYAGVRPLYDLGAEAEGREMSRNFAVIDHQERDGIKGFTSIVGGKVTTFRLMAERVVDVAARYLGVSTPCTTAEVPLNDRDEPLDQLRHRPSVLGVPKPHDEEPPLQPLLCECELVRPQDVAPWFKDPAVHDLEDVRRRTRSGMGPCQAAICSYRLAARLVTDRGVDGPTATRAMADFLETRWRGVRHVFWGSQLRNMQVTTGLHMELYNVDRQLMLDPVAGTSPPPLAGEGRGGGLAQEPAEVAAQR, encoded by the coding sequence ATGCCTGACACCAGCACGGGCGTTGTCGTCATCGGGGGTGGGTCGACGGGGGCCGGGGTGCTCCGCGATCTGGCCTTGCGCGGCATCGATGCCATCCTGGTCGAGAAGGGCGACCTGGCTTCGGGAACGACTGGCCGGTCGCATGGGCTCCTCCACTCGGGGGGACGGTACTGCGTCAACGATGAACAGGCCGCCATCGAGTGCGTGGAAGAAGGCCGGATCTTGCGCCGTATCGCCCGGAGCACCGTCGAGGATACCGGCGGATACTTCGTCTCAGTCACCGAAGAAGACCAGGCGTGGGAACCGAGGTTCGCCGAGGGCTGCCGCCGCACCGGCATCACCTGCGAACGGATTTCGGTCGATGAGGCGCGCCGGCGCGAACCGGCACTTTCCAAGCATGTCCGCACCGTCTTCTGGGTTCCCGAGGACGGCCACCTCGACCCCTTCTACCTGGTCGTCGGCAACGTCGAATCGGCACGACGCCGGGGTGCCCGGGTGATGACCCATACCGAGGTCAGCGGCTTTCTTCGCGAGGGGGATCGCCTGACCGGCGTGCGCATCCGCGACTCGAAGACCCGCGAGGAAGGAACGATCGCGTGCCAGTCGGTGATCAACGCCACCGGCGCCTGGGCCGGACTGGTCGCCCGCCTGTTCGGCGTGGAGGTCAAGGTCGTTCCCGTCAAGGGAACCATGGTCGTCCTGTCCCGGCGGCTGGCGCACGCGGCGATCAATCGCTGCCACAAGCCGGGCGACGGCGACATCGTCGTTCCGGGACTGAGCGTGTCGATCCTCGGGACCACCTCGGCGAAGGTGCCGCACCCCGAAACCCTGCCCATCGAGTGGGACGAGGTGCGCCGCATGATCGAGGAGGGCGCCATGATGCTCGATGGCGTCACCACCGCCCGCGCGATGCGCGCCTACGCCGGGGTCCGGCCCCTCTACGACCTCGGAGCGGAAGCCGAGGGCCGTGAGATGAGTCGCAACTTCGCGGTGATCGACCACCAGGAGCGCGACGGCATTAAGGGGTTCACGTCAATCGTTGGCGGCAAAGTGACGACCTTTCGCCTGATGGCGGAGCGAGTCGTCGACGTGGCCGCTCGATACCTCGGCGTCAGCACGCCGTGCACCACGGCAGAGGTGCCGCTGAACGATCGAGACGAACCCCTCGACCAGTTGCGCCACCGCCCATCGGTGCTCGGCGTCCCCAAGCCGCATGATGAGGAACCACCCCTACAGCCCTTGCTGTGCGAGTGCGAGCTGGTGCGCCCGCAGGACGTCGCCCCCTGGTTCAAGGACCCGGCTGTGCATGACCTGGAGGACGTCCGCCGCCGAACGCGCTCCGGAATGGGACCCTGTCAGGCCGCCATCTGCTCCTACCGGCTCGCGGCCCGGCTGGTCACCGACCGCGGCGTCGATGGTCCGACCGCGACCCGGGCAATGGCGGACTTTCTCGAGACACGCTGGCGTGGCGTGCGCCACGTCTTCTGGGGTAGCCAGCTGCGCAACATGCAGGTCACGACCGGGCTTCACATGGAGCTTTACAACGTCGACCGGCAGCTCATGCTGGACCCCGTCGCCGGAACCTCCCCTCCCCCGCTCGCGGGGGAGGGGAGGGGTGGGGGTCTCGCCCAAGAACCGGCAGAAGTTGCGGCGCAGCGATGA
- a CDS encoding CGNR zinc finger domain-containing protein encodes MPMVVGHLARLQTGLDFINTLDLWPVSHDHLDSPTSALDWLVDHDLMHQEARIHLLAQYEASPASGLEMLSRLRRVRQAMRGVLEAAATRQAPDPSDLADMNRALRTHYIYELVPATDGVSLDHRHQGDPVNGAIARLAEAIARELIQGDTTRLRICENPQCHWVFKDTSRTGKRKWCSMSSCGNRAKVARHRARQRTQSPSPL; translated from the coding sequence ATGCCTATGGTGGTTGGTCACCTGGCGCGGCTCCAGACCGGCCTGGATTTCATTAATACGCTGGATCTGTGGCCGGTCAGCCATGACCACCTGGACTCCCCCACCAGCGCGCTGGACTGGTTGGTCGATCACGACCTGATGCATCAGGAGGCCCGGATCCACCTGCTCGCCCAGTACGAGGCGTCACCGGCGTCCGGGCTCGAGATGCTGAGCCGGCTGCGCCGGGTCCGGCAGGCCATGCGCGGTGTGCTCGAGGCGGCCGCCACACGGCAAGCTCCCGACCCCAGCGACCTCGCCGATATGAACCGAGCGCTGCGCACGCACTACATCTATGAGCTGGTTCCGGCGACCGACGGCGTCTCCCTCGACCACCGGCACCAGGGAGACCCGGTTAATGGCGCCATCGCCCGGCTCGCCGAGGCGATCGCGCGCGAGCTGATCCAGGGCGATACCACGCGGCTGCGCATCTGCGAGAACCCGCAGTGCCACTGGGTCTTTAAGGACACCTCGCGGACCGGGAAGCGCAAGTGGTGCAGCATGAGCAGCTGCGGCAACCGGGCGAAAGTCGCCCGGCATCGCGCACGCCAGAGAACCCAATCGCCCTCTCCCCTTTAA
- the dhaM gene encoding dihydroxyacetone kinase phosphoryl donor subunit DhaM produces MGTVSMVLVSHSRQLAEGVRELAAQMTQGKVKIAVAGGTADGRLGTDATAILGAIEEVRGPEGVLILVDLGSAVLSTQMAMEQLSDGKGRVLLSNAPFVEGAVIAAVEASIDSDLEAVAAAALGAREMEKVSP; encoded by the coding sequence ATGGGCACGGTTAGCATGGTGCTCGTCTCGCACAGCCGCCAGCTGGCAGAAGGGGTGCGCGAGCTCGCGGCGCAGATGACGCAGGGTAAGGTGAAGATCGCGGTCGCCGGCGGCACCGCCGACGGCCGGCTGGGGACCGATGCCACCGCGATTCTGGGCGCGATCGAAGAGGTCCGCGGGCCGGAAGGCGTGCTCATCCTCGTCGACCTCGGTAGCGCCGTGCTCAGTACGCAGATGGCAATGGAGCAGCTCTCGGACGGGAAGGGCCGCGTGCTGCTCAGCAACGCACCCTTCGTCGAAGGGGCGGTGATCGCCGCCGTCGAGGCGTCGATCGACAGTGACCTCGAGGCCGTCGCAGCGGCGGCGCTGGGGGCGCGCGAGATGGAAAAGGTGTCGCCCTAG
- a CDS encoding ATP-dependent DNA ligase codes for MEAFARTGEAIRATSSKLEKTRLLGEYFAGLDDETLPLAAIYFAARPFADRDQRKLNLGYAVIRNAVCELAQVDEEALGESYMRHSDVGDVIEEVLQGHTHPRPTSLPEVRQTFIRVYEQRTVKKKTEALRELLDRLTPREAKYIGKILTGDLRIGLRAGLVEEGIAKAFGAPLPDVSWASMLTGDLGEVATLARRGALRSAQLRLMHPLQFMLASPEEDAEAIMRRVGGEAWVEDKYDGIRGQLHKEGDRVVLYSRDLNDVTASFPEVVASAGAVPHDVLLDGELLAFKDGVVLPFFELQHRLGRKVVSAALLAEVPVIFVAFDVLYLDGRNLLTEPLRERRRLLEALNLPSPFMLAYLIRALDAVELDRIFEGARSRNNEGLMVKDPESRYTPGRRGLGWLKLKKALATLDVVVTGVEVGHGKRKNVLSDYTFAVYDEAADRLVNIGKAYSGLTDAEIAQMTDHFKSITLKDYGRFRSVQPEVVLEVAFDAITESGRHNSGYALRFPRIKQIRTDKTVREIDTLANVARMHRAFTSERVQLVEPAQT; via the coding sequence ATGGAGGCGTTCGCCCGGACGGGCGAAGCGATTCGCGCGACCAGTAGCAAGCTGGAGAAGACGCGGCTGCTTGGAGAGTACTTCGCCGGGCTCGACGATGAGACCCTCCCGCTGGCGGCGATCTATTTCGCGGCTCGACCGTTCGCCGACCGCGACCAGCGGAAACTGAACCTCGGCTACGCGGTGATCCGCAATGCCGTCTGCGAGCTCGCCCAGGTCGATGAGGAGGCGCTCGGTGAGTCGTACATGCGGCACAGCGACGTGGGTGACGTCATCGAGGAAGTCCTCCAGGGCCACACGCATCCCCGACCGACGTCGCTGCCCGAGGTGCGGCAGACCTTCATCCGGGTCTACGAACAGCGGACCGTCAAGAAGAAAACCGAGGCGCTGCGCGAGCTGCTCGACCGGCTGACGCCGCGCGAGGCCAAATACATCGGCAAGATCCTCACCGGTGACCTGCGGATTGGGCTTCGAGCCGGGCTCGTCGAAGAAGGTATCGCCAAAGCGTTCGGCGCGCCCCTGCCCGATGTGTCGTGGGCCTCGATGCTCACCGGCGATCTGGGCGAGGTCGCCACGCTGGCCCGCCGCGGTGCGCTGCGCTCGGCGCAACTACGCCTGATGCATCCGCTGCAGTTCATGCTGGCCTCACCCGAGGAGGACGCGGAGGCCATCATGCGGCGCGTCGGCGGCGAGGCCTGGGTCGAGGACAAATACGACGGGATCCGCGGCCAGCTGCACAAAGAAGGCGACCGCGTCGTTCTCTACTCGCGCGATCTAAACGACGTCACCGCGAGCTTTCCCGAAGTGGTCGCCTCGGCCGGGGCGGTGCCCCATGACGTCCTCCTGGACGGCGAGCTGCTCGCCTTCAAAGACGGCGTCGTCCTTCCGTTTTTCGAGCTGCAACACCGGCTCGGGCGCAAGGTCGTCAGCGCGGCGTTGCTCGCGGAGGTTCCCGTCATCTTCGTCGCTTTTGACGTGCTCTACCTCGACGGCCGGAACCTGCTGACCGAGCCCCTGCGCGAGCGGCGCCGGCTGCTCGAGGCGCTCAACCTCCCCTCCCCTTTCATGCTCGCCTACCTGATCCGAGCGCTCGACGCCGTCGAGCTTGATCGGATCTTCGAGGGCGCGCGCTCACGAAACAACGAGGGGTTGATGGTCAAGGACCCGGAGAGCCGCTACACACCGGGACGGCGCGGGCTCGGCTGGCTCAAGTTGAAGAAAGCGCTCGCCACGCTGGATGTGGTCGTCACCGGAGTCGAGGTCGGGCACGGGAAGCGAAAGAACGTGCTGTCGGACTACACGTTCGCCGTTTACGACGAAGCCGCGGACCGGCTGGTCAACATCGGCAAAGCCTACTCAGGCTTGACCGACGCGGAGATCGCGCAGATGACCGACCACTTCAAGTCGATCACGCTCAAGGATTACGGCCGCTTCCGGTCGGTGCAGCCGGAAGTCGTGCTCGAAGTCGCCTTCGACGCGATCACGGAGTCGGGCCGTCACAACTCCGGTTACGCGCTGCGCTTTCCGCGCATCAAGCAGATCCGGACCGATAAGACGGTGCGCGAGATCGACACATTGGCCAACGTGGCGCGAATGCACCGCGCCTTCACGAGCGAGCGGGTGCAGCTGGTGGAGCCCGCCCAGACCTAG
- a CDS encoding oxygenase MpaB family protein, with the protein MASGSLNEDQGLFGPHSIIWRVNRESAVTLAGTCAILMQFAHPKVAAGVRDHSSYQVDAAGRLRRTLGLTMAMVFGPRRVAMQAVRTINSRHRAVRGPGYAATDPQLLLWVQATLVYSAIHGYRALIGPLSAAEADQYYQDTKEIGVLLGVPREMYPASVEAFEAYLQGVIDRREVAVGADARRMSEVILHPEFRGVPRMAFAPLTVITAGLLPPSLREGYGLKWGRAQRAAFAAFRAGLPRLLAIAPEPVRWLPPARDAYRRSRTAA; encoded by the coding sequence ATGGCGTCAGGAAGTCTAAACGAGGATCAGGGGCTCTTTGGTCCGCACTCGATCATCTGGCGGGTGAATCGCGAGTCGGCCGTCACGCTCGCCGGCACCTGCGCGATCCTGATGCAGTTCGCGCATCCAAAAGTCGCGGCGGGAGTGCGGGACCACAGCAGCTACCAGGTCGATGCGGCCGGACGGCTTCGACGCACGCTCGGCTTGACGATGGCGATGGTCTTCGGACCGCGCCGGGTGGCGATGCAGGCGGTGCGCACCATCAACTCGAGACACCGCGCCGTGCGTGGCCCGGGCTATGCCGCGACTGATCCCCAGCTCCTGCTCTGGGTGCAGGCGACGTTGGTCTACTCTGCCATCCACGGTTACCGGGCACTGATTGGGCCGCTCAGCGCTGCCGAGGCGGACCAGTACTATCAGGACACGAAGGAAATCGGCGTGCTGCTGGGGGTTCCACGCGAGATGTACCCCGCGAGCGTGGAGGCATTCGAGGCGTACTTGCAGGGAGTGATCGACCGGCGAGAGGTGGCGGTGGGCGCCGACGCCCGACGCATGAGCGAGGTCATCCTGCATCCCGAGTTTCGCGGCGTCCCGCGGATGGCGTTCGCGCCGCTCACGGTCATCACCGCTGGACTGCTGCCGCCGAGCTTGCGTGAGGGATATGGGCTCAAGTGGGGGAGGGCTCAACGCGCGGCCTTCGCGGCCTTCCGCGCGGGGTTGCCCCGCCTTCTCGCGATCGCGCCCGAGCCCGTTCGCTGGCTGCCACCCGCACGCGACGCGTACCGTCGGTCACGGACGGCGGCCTGA
- a CDS encoding aldo/keto reductase has product MELRPLGSTGPRVTPIGLGLAAVGRPGYITLDREKDLGNDRSVTALEQRAHDVLSAAYDAGIRYFDAARSYGLAERFLASWLRERALPPEAVIVGSKWGYTYVGNWQVDARLHEVKDHSLAALRRQIDESRALLGNYLDLYQIHSATLESGVLDDPTVLAELNTLRAGGLTIGMSVSGPRQSEVIRRALAVSVDGVNPFQSVQATWNLLEPSAGPALAEAHAAGWGVIIKEALANGRLADRDHDGIAAALANPWVDVVLSGAVTKTQVRSNAGALGVQLSPDRLAELSKLAEPPDQYWKERSQLAWH; this is encoded by the coding sequence ATGGAGCTGCGCCCGCTCGGCTCCACCGGGCCCCGGGTGACGCCTATCGGGCTGGGCCTCGCCGCCGTCGGTCGACCCGGCTACATCACGCTCGACCGCGAGAAAGATCTCGGCAACGACCGCAGCGTGACCGCGCTGGAGCAGAGAGCCCACGACGTTTTGAGCGCCGCCTACGACGCCGGCATTCGCTACTTCGACGCGGCCCGCTCCTACGGGTTGGCGGAGCGATTTCTCGCGTCCTGGCTCCGCGAGCGGGCGCTGCCACCGGAGGCGGTCATTGTGGGATCGAAATGGGGCTATACGTACGTCGGCAACTGGCAGGTTGACGCCCGGCTCCATGAGGTGAAGGATCACTCGCTGGCGGCGCTGCGACGGCAAATCGACGAGAGCCGCGCGCTGCTCGGCAACTACCTCGATCTCTATCAGATCCATTCGGCGACGCTGGAGAGCGGCGTGCTCGACGATCCTACCGTCCTGGCCGAGCTGAACACGCTGCGGGCCGGCGGGCTCACGATCGGCATGTCGGTCAGCGGCCCGCGCCAGTCCGAGGTGATCCGGCGGGCACTCGCCGTCAGCGTCGACGGGGTCAATCCGTTCCAGTCGGTCCAGGCAACCTGGAACCTCCTCGAACCATCCGCCGGCCCCGCGCTGGCGGAGGCGCACGCCGCCGGCTGGGGCGTGATCATCAAGGAAGCGCTCGCCAACGGCCGGCTCGCCGACCGCGACCACGACGGGATTGCCGCCGCGCTCGCCAATCCCTGGGTGGATGTGGTGCTCTCCGGCGCGGTGACCAAGACGCAAGTCCGGAGCAACGCCGGCGCCCTCGGCGTGCAGCTATCGCCAGATCGGCTCGCCGAGCTCTCGAAGCTGGCCGAGCCGCCCGATCAGTACTGGAAAGAGCGCAGCCAGTTGGCCTGGCACTAG
- the glpB gene encoding anaerobic glycerol-3-phosphate dehydrogenase subunit GlpB: MKTDVAVIGTGLAALAAARTVQQSGRQVVLVWPGLSSLYFLYATVDVMGYPTATAAEAIADPADAVARLIAQEPSHPYARAGMKAVEASIALMLEWFKEAGLAWEGALDRNFLLPTATGTPKPCCLAPASMTAGDLGRPEPIVLCGFTGYQDFAPEFAAANLARQWRTADVSAVRITAPGYGPDRLFTSIDLARSFEDAGFRDAVAAQLRERLTSEGVRVGVPGVLGLTNPKEIFAAFQRAIGHPVFEIPTVPPSVIALRLFDRLRKHLQEAGIEIIWAAPAHAADVTDGHCRNILLKAAGHELPVEAASYVVALEDWVDGALRAGVHTVRDPFFHEPIAWSKVPTDRTAESLFATQPFEQVGYALTERLQPADENGKPLARNVFCAGGAMAGYDPSGTKSRGGLAIATGYRAAQEALAA, encoded by the coding sequence ATGAAGACCGACGTCGCGGTGATCGGAACCGGCCTTGCGGCATTAGCGGCCGCACGCACCGTGCAGCAATCGGGACGCCAGGTGGTCCTCGTGTGGCCAGGCCTCTCTTCCCTCTACTTTCTATATGCGACCGTCGACGTCATGGGCTACCCGACGGCGACCGCTGCCGAGGCGATCGCCGATCCGGCCGATGCCGTGGCGCGGCTGATCGCCCAGGAACCAAGCCATCCTTATGCGCGCGCCGGGATGAAGGCTGTCGAGGCGAGCATCGCGTTGATGCTCGAGTGGTTCAAGGAGGCGGGCCTCGCCTGGGAGGGAGCCCTCGACCGCAACTTCCTGCTGCCCACGGCGACCGGCACGCCCAAGCCATGCTGCCTGGCTCCCGCCAGCATGACCGCGGGCGACCTGGGCCGTCCAGAACCGATCGTCCTTTGCGGCTTTACTGGCTACCAGGATTTCGCGCCCGAGTTCGCCGCCGCCAACCTGGCCCGACAGTGGCGCACGGCCGACGTGTCCGCGGTCCGCATCACCGCACCGGGGTATGGCCCCGACCGCCTCTTCACCTCGATCGACCTGGCGCGCAGTTTCGAAGACGCCGGCTTCAGGGATGCGGTGGCCGCCCAGTTGCGGGAACGCCTCACGAGTGAGGGCGTACGCGTCGGGGTCCCCGGCGTGCTGGGGCTCACCAACCCCAAGGAGATCTTCGCGGCGTTTCAGCGGGCCATCGGTCATCCGGTTTTCGAAATTCCGACCGTCCCACCGTCGGTCATCGCGCTCCGGCTCTTCGACCGGCTTCGCAAGCACCTGCAGGAGGCCGGCATCGAGATCATCTGGGCGGCACCGGCGCACGCGGCCGATGTCACGGATGGGCACTGCCGGAACATCCTGCTCAAGGCGGCCGGCCACGAGCTTCCGGTCGAGGCCGCCTCCTACGTGGTGGCCCTGGAGGATTGGGTGGATGGGGCGCTCCGCGCCGGCGTCCACACCGTGCGCGATCCCTTCTTCCACGAGCCCATCGCCTGGAGCAAAGTGCCGACCGATCGCACGGCCGAGTCGCTGTTTGCCACGCAGCCGTTCGAACAGGTCGGCTACGCGCTCACGGAGCGGCTCCAGCCCGCGGATGAGAATGGCAAGCCGCTGGCGCGGAATGTCTTTTGCGCCGGAGGCGCGATGGCGGGATACGACCCATCGGGGACCAAGTCACGCGGCGGGTTGGCGATCGCCACCGGCTATCGCGCCGCCCAGGAGGCGCTCGCCGCATGA
- a CDS encoding SHOCT domain-containing protein — protein sequence MANNPAREARRAYAFARLQPAYPLTMSMTDAELPDGTRLDDDEFLVRTAKDWGLSLKSLVLTTRRLFCPSDLTGRTTLSLPLTDVLSVALHKHLIGFATIVVDIRDGRQASFPAHINGQLVRSDLAAAVDYVKPSAGLEPSAAAPSARDRYDLLREIIELRRSGVLTEAEFEKEKARILEQP from the coding sequence GTGGCTAACAACCCCGCGCGTGAAGCGCGCCGCGCTTACGCGTTTGCGCGCTTGCAGCCCGCCTACCCGCTGACAATGTCGATGACCGACGCGGAATTGCCCGACGGAACACGCCTCGATGACGACGAGTTCTTGGTCCGGACGGCGAAGGACTGGGGCCTCTCCCTCAAATCGCTGGTCCTTACGACCCGGCGGCTGTTCTGTCCCAGTGATCTGACAGGACGCACCACCCTCAGTCTCCCGCTCACCGACGTGCTCAGTGTCGCCCTGCACAAGCACCTGATCGGGTTCGCCACCATCGTGGTGGATATCCGCGATGGCCGGCAAGCCTCCTTTCCGGCCCACATCAACGGTCAGCTTGTCAGGTCGGACCTCGCCGCCGCGGTCGACTATGTAAAACCATCCGCCGGATTGGAGCCGTCGGCGGCGGCGCCCTCCGCCCGAGATCGCTACGACCTATTACGAGAGATCATCGAGTTGAGGCGGTCGGGCGTGCTCACCGAAGCCGAGTTCGAGAAGGAAAAGGCACGGATCCTCGAGCAACCGTAG
- a CDS encoding pyridoxamine 5'-phosphate oxidase family protein — MAEPTASRPYMPGYGLLDAAQGTGLLPWSWAVERLTRSHDYWMATVRPDGRPHVMPVWGVWVHDALWFSSSRGSRKARNLAANAHCTITTDNAYEPVVIEGEAALIDDLAAIGAFVTELNRKYKTDYSIDFFNPTDNACFRVRPAWAFGLTESDFTGTPTRWTFPSAPD, encoded by the coding sequence ATGGCGGAACCGACGGCCAGCCGGCCGTACATGCCGGGCTACGGGTTGCTCGATGCCGCCCAGGGCACCGGCCTGCTGCCGTGGTCGTGGGCGGTGGAGCGGCTGACGCGCTCGCACGATTACTGGATGGCGACGGTTCGGCCCGACGGCCGGCCTCACGTGATGCCCGTCTGGGGCGTCTGGGTGCACGACGCGCTGTGGTTTAGCTCGAGCCGTGGCTCGCGCAAGGCCCGCAACCTGGCCGCCAATGCCCACTGCACCATCACGACCGACAATGCCTACGAGCCGGTCGTGATCGAGGGCGAAGCGGCGTTGATCGATGACCTGGCTGCGATCGGCGCCTTCGTCACCGAGCTCAACCGTAAATACAAGACGGATTATTCGATCGACTTCTTCAACCCCACCGACAACGCCTGCTTCCGTGTCCGGCCGGCCTGGGCCTTCGGTCTCACCGAATCGGACTTCACGGGCACACCTACGCGCTGGACGTTTCCGTCGGCGCCGGACTGA
- a CDS encoding EamA family transporter has protein sequence MATAPKFNPADVAHSLRQRAGAGAARPGVRIWLALGTVYILWGSTYLGIKYAIDTIPPFLMGSLRFLVAGGVLYLLAIRTGDTGGDRVGARQWVAALVIGGALLVGGNGGVILAEQYAPTGVVALLVATAPLWMAVIDRVVFGRRLPILGIVGLLIGFGGVAFLIGWPGAGRINLFGAALALAAPVCWASGSVFTRHVKLPKRPLVTAGMEMLWAGLVFAMASILTGELGRLHWQHVSTTSIVALLYLIALGSLVGFSAYVWLLRSAPLSLVSTYAYVNPVVAVILGGIFLGEAVNARLVIAGGIIILAVALIVVARSRAASQARVPVSA, from the coding sequence ATGGCAACCGCACCGAAATTCAATCCAGCTGACGTGGCGCACTCGCTACGTCAGCGAGCGGGCGCAGGGGCCGCCCGACCGGGCGTCCGCATCTGGCTGGCACTCGGGACGGTTTACATCCTCTGGGGATCGACCTACCTCGGCATCAAATACGCGATCGACACCATCCCACCGTTCCTGATGGGCTCCCTGCGCTTCCTCGTTGCCGGCGGTGTCCTCTATCTGCTCGCCATCCGAACCGGCGATACCGGCGGAGATCGCGTTGGCGCTCGCCAGTGGGTGGCCGCGCTGGTGATCGGCGGTGCGCTGCTGGTCGGCGGCAACGGCGGTGTCATCCTTGCCGAGCAATACGCGCCGACCGGTGTCGTCGCCCTGCTGGTGGCGACCGCGCCGCTTTGGATGGCGGTCATCGATCGCGTGGTCTTTGGCCGTCGCTTGCCGATCCTGGGCATCGTTGGCTTGTTGATCGGATTCGGCGGCGTTGCCTTCCTCATCGGCTGGCCGGGCGCCGGCCGCATCAATCTCTTCGGCGCGGCGCTGGCGCTGGCAGCTCCGGTCTGCTGGGCGAGCGGCTCTGTCTTCACCCGTCATGTCAAGTTGCCCAAGCGCCCGCTGGTGACCGCCGGGATGGAAATGCTCTGGGCGGGCCTGGTGTTTGCCATGGCCAGCATCCTGACCGGCGAGCTCGGCCGGTTGCACTGGCAGCACGTTTCGACCACATCGATCGTGGCCCTGCTCTACCTCATCGCCCTCGGTAGCCTGGTTGGGTTCAGCGCCTATGTTTGGCTGCTTCGTTCCGCGCCTCTTTCGCTGGTGTCGACCTACGCGTACGTCAACCCGGTGGTCGCGGTCATTCTGGGCGGCATCTTCCTCGGCGAGGCAGTCAACGCGCGGCTGGTGATCGCGGGCGGCATCATCATCCTCGCCGTCGCCCTGATCGTCGTCGCGCGTAGCCGTGCCGCGTCGCAGGCGCGGGTGCCCGTTTCCGCCTAG
- a CDS encoding anaerobic glycerol-3-phosphate dehydrogenase subunit C, with protein sequence MITEEFEPTTDTVEEEASVEACTKCTACNTVCPVARSTDIFRGPKALGPDMERFRSPQEAAVTPGLDLCSGCKLCEVTCPSQVSIQEYIRRAQNQGAREKGRSLRDWVLGRTRLLGKLGSMTAPLANFGNSNPLFRVLMERFVGIHRRRPLPKYQWLTFERWFRRHPRPVKPRRKVAYFYGCWVNYNDRRLGERAVAVLERNGIEVVVPRQQCCGIPAVVNSNMDLARRYGQENVRHLTPIVEEMDIVASSTSCGLMLKHDYGHLLEIPGSERLGAKTYDIMEYLWMLHEAGELDLNFETVPMRLLYHAPCHLKSHGIGYPAMRLLKLIPGVKLEEVDEGCCGISGTFGVKVEKYDLSMKIGSRLFAAVKAAGSDQVLADCETCRMQVEHGTGATSAHPLEILARAYGHG encoded by the coding sequence ATGATCACCGAAGAGTTCGAGCCCACGACGGACACGGTCGAGGAGGAAGCCTCCGTCGAGGCCTGCACCAAGTGCACCGCTTGCAACACGGTCTGTCCGGTCGCCCGCTCGACCGACATCTTCCGTGGTCCCAAGGCGCTCGGCCCCGACATGGAGCGCTTTCGTTCGCCGCAGGAGGCCGCGGTCACGCCGGGGCTCGACCTCTGCTCCGGGTGCAAGCTCTGCGAGGTCACCTGTCCGTCGCAGGTCAGCATTCAGGAATACATCCGGCGCGCGCAAAACCAGGGCGCCCGCGAAAAAGGGCGCAGCCTTCGGGACTGGGTGCTGGGGCGGACGAGGCTGCTCGGAAAGCTGGGCAGCATGACGGCCCCGCTCGCCAACTTCGGGAATAGCAACCCGCTGTTCCGCGTGCTGATGGAGCGATTCGTCGGCATCCACCGGCGGCGGCCGCTGCCAAAGTATCAGTGGCTCACCTTCGAGCGATGGTTCAGGCGCCACCCCCGACCCGTCAAACCTCGCCGAAAGGTGGCGTACTTCTACGGCTGCTGGGTCAACTACAACGACCGGCGGCTCGGTGAGCGGGCGGTTGCCGTTCTCGAGCGCAATGGCATCGAGGTCGTCGTCCCGCGCCAGCAGTGCTGCGGGATCCCCGCGGTGGTCAACTCGAACATGGATCTCGCCCGCCGGTATGGCCAGGAGAATGTCAGGCATCTGACCCCGATCGTCGAGGAGATGGACATCGTCGCCAGCTCCACCTCCTGCGGGCTGATGTTGAAGCACGACTACGGCCACCTGCTCGAAATCCCCGGCTCCGAGCGCCTCGGCGCGAAAACCTACGACATCATGGAGTACCTGTGGATGTTGCACGAGGCCGGCGAGCTGGACCTCAACTTCGAGACTGTGCCAATGCGTCTGCTGTATCACGCGCCCTGCCATCTGAAGTCCCACGGGATCGGCTACCCAGCGATGCGCCTGCTGAAGTTGATTCCCGGCGTCAAGCTCGAAGAAGTCGACGAGGGGTGCTGTGGCATCTCCGGCACCTTTGGTGTCAAGGTCGAGAAGTACGACCTCTCGATGAAGATCGGCAGCCGTCTCTTCGCAGCCGTCAAGGCCGCAGGTAGTGACCAGGTGCTTGCCGACTGCGAGACCTGCCGGATGCAAGTCGAGCACGGGACCGGCGCGACATCGGCCCACCCGCTCGAGATCCTGGCGAGGGCGTATGGGCACGGTTAG